aatattATATCAACTATaacttgtattaattttattttaattttattttaatgttattaatttaatttaattagagtgagaaatttaaaatttaaaatttaaaatggagaattaatagatTTACAAGTGGCATGGATTAATTAATGACCTAATATTAATTACAATATACAAgtactaatattgtaatttatcGACTATTTTTAATTAAGGCAAATAGTAATTGGTGTGTAAATTTGattgttaattaagaaaagataaaaaagaagaaaatgacaaattgaaaaaaaaaactttattcaaaaataccaaaaaatgacatgtatCCAAATTAATTTAAGAGtgacaaatgacaaaaaaaaaaaaaacatttatttattagagAAGATAGATAAAACCAAGAAAAGTAATAAGTGCAATACTTTAttataaaacaaaagaaaaagataTGTTAATTCCGTTTGTTTTTCTTCTTTTATTTAGGTCACTTTTGACGATGGTTTgaccttttttatttttatatttggaTTTAATACATTAGAAAACtagataaaattaatttttaacatACATTtggtttttaattaataaaaatttgcCAAATAATAGTTATTATGATAACGTGTTAGGATTTTGTTTTCATAGCTAGCAAAACATTTTTAAGACATGTTACTTATTAtctaaatatataaaacaaataatataaacatttgtttgtttgttatttatttatttttatttttttatctttttatttcctTAAATTTCTGTTTCTCCTCTCCCTTCGTTATCGCCGTTCTATAGGTTTGTATAAAAGCTCTTTTTCCCAAATCACTGATTTCATACCAAAAACAATGCTACGCTCGTCATCTCCAACAAACAAACCCTATCATCATAATTACGAACAATTTTCCAAATAACCCAATCGAAATTATTGGTTTTTCTTCAGAAAATGGAGAAATCCGATGTGGGTTTCGAAATCCGGCGTCGATTTCTTCCATTCATCCTGATTATCTCGTCTGTTTCAGTCATCAATGTCCACTCTCAGTCGAGTTCTAACGATGCTGTTGTAATGCAAGCTCTAAAGAAAAACCTACAACCACTGAGTTCACTCGACTGGTCTGACCCCAATCCATGCAACTGGAACAATGTCAAATGCTCCAAAGACAACCGGGTCACCGGAATTCAACTCGGACACCAGAATCTCAAAGGCAATCTCCCTCAAACCCTTAATAACCTCACTCAACTCCAGGTTTTGGAGTTTCAACACAATCAACTCACCGGGCCACTCCCGAGTCTCTCCGGGTTGACTCAGCTTCATAACCTCTTACTCAATAACAACAATTTCTCTTCAATTCCCATCGACTTCTTCGACGGTATGTCCTCTTTGCAGAACATTTATCTTGATTACAATGCTTTTACTGCATGGTCTATATCGGAAAATCTAAAAACTGCATCCAATTTACGAATTTTCTCGGCCACCTCTACTAATCTCACCGGAAAAATCCCGGATTTTTTCGGTGCTGATACATTTTCCGGGTTAATTACTCTTCGTTTAGCTTCGAATTCTCTTGAAGGCGGGTTACCCGATTCGTTTTCGAGTTCTTCAATACAGAGTCTTTGGTTAAATGGACAGAAAAGTACTTTTAGGCTTAATGGCAGCATCGACGTTCTACAAAACATGACACAATTGACTGAAGTGTGGCTTCATACAAACTCCTTTTCGGGTCCTTTACCAGAATTTTCAGGCTTGAACAAGCTACAGAATTTGAGTTTAAGAGATAATAGCTTCACTGGTCCCGTTCCGCCATCTTTGTTAAGTTTGAAGTCTTTAAAAACTATCAATTTGACCAAGAACATGTTACAAGGTCCAACGCCTAAATTCAGTGATTCCGTTTCTGTAGACATGATCGGAATCGAGAGTTTTTGTTTGCCTAATCCCGGAGTTCCTTGTGATTCCCGTGTCAATACGTTACTAACAGTGGCGGAATCAGTAGGTTACCCTCGAGTTTTTGCTAATAATTGGAAGGGTAACGATCCTTGTAATTCATGGATGGGAATAAGTTGCTCAAACGATGGAAGCATCACTGTCGTTAATTTCCGCAAAATGGGTCTCACgggtaccatttcatcaaactTTTCTCAAATTAAATCGTTACAAAGATTGCTTCTTGCAGATAATAATCTCACCGGAGTTATACCTAATGAACTCAAAGATTTACCTGATCTTATTGAAATAGACGTCTCAAACAATCATCTTTCCGGTCAAATCCCACCTTTTAGAGAAAACGTCAAGGTAAAAAGCGAAGGAAACACCAACATAGGGAAAGATGGTCCTACTGTTACAGCGATTCCACCTTCTAATGGTGTATTCCGCAGTGGCGGCAGTGGTGGCAAAACTCCGGGCACTCTGGTGGTTGTGGGGTCTGTGATCGGTGGTGTTTGTGTGGTTTTCTTGGCCGGATTGTTAGCTTTTTGTGTTTACAAAGCAAAAAAGAATCGTTCTAGTTCTAGTGGTCCCGGTAATCCGCCATGTCAGCATACAATGGTGATACACCCCCGCCACTCGGGATCCGATGGCGACGGGGTCAAAATCACAATTGCTGGTCAAACTAACGCCGGCGGGTCAACCGAAACAAACAGTCATCATACAAGTGGTGACGTTCACATCGTTGAAACGGGCAATATGGTAATTTCAATCCAAGTTCTAAGAAACGTAACGAACAATTTCAGCTCCGAGAACATCCTCGGAAAAGGCGGATTCGGAACAGTTTACAAAGGGGAATTACACGATGGAACCAAGATCGCGGTCAAAAGAATGGAATCAGGAGTCATGAGCGAAACCGGAATCACCGAATTCCAATCCGAGATCTCCGTGCTCACCAAAGTCCGGCATCGGCATCTCGTCGCACTTCTCGGATACTGTTTGGATGGAAACGAGAGGTTACTTGTGTACGAATATATGCCTCAAGGGACACTTAGTCGGTTTCTTTTTAACAAAGGGAATGAAgatttgaaaccacttttatgGTCTAAAAGATTGGTAATTGCTCTTGATGTTGCTAGAGGTGTTGAATATTTACATGGTTTAGCACAACAAAGTTTTATTCATCGCGATCTTAAACCTTCTAATATTCTTTTGGGCGATGATTTTCGCGCAAAAGTTGCGGATTTTGGACTCGTTCGCCTCGCCCCAGATGGTAAAGGCTCCATTGCTACTAGATTAGCGGGTACTTTTGGCTACCTTGCACCGGAATATGCAggtataattataattaattaatcaatCCGCTATCTTGCACCGCTATCTTGCACCTGTTTCTTTGTTAAGTCGTTCTTTCTGTACTAAGTttatagaaaacagtttaaggataataaatgacgattttacccttgTGTTTCAGTGACGGGTCGGGTGACAACGAAGGTGGATGTGTTTAGTTTCGGGGTGATCCTCATGGAGCTAATCACGGGGCGACAAGCACTAGATGAAACCCAACCGGAAGAAAGCGTGCATCTTGTTCAATGGTTTAAAAAAATGCATATAAACAATGATACATTTAGAAACGCGATTGATCCATCACTTGAGCTTGATGAAGATGGTTTAGCCAGTGTGACTACAGTGGCTGAGTTAGCGGGTCACTGCTGTGCCCGTGAACCGTATCAGAGACCCGACATGAGCCATGCGGTCAATGTTCTGTCATCTTTGGCTGAGCTATGGAAACCGTCTGAACCAGATCCTGATGATGTTTATGGAATTGATCTGAATACAAGTTTGTCTCAAGTGGTTAAGAAGTGGCAAGCGATGGAGGGAATAAGTGGGTTTGATCATTCGGTAGAGAATTCACAAACGAGTATTCCGATTGGGCCTTCTGGGTTTGGGGATTCGTTTATGTCACACGAGGGAAGGTGAgatattattagttttttttaattggtTTGTTTGTTTATTCTTTTTGATGCTTTTTACTTTAGTATTTATCGTTTgtttgattatcaacctcatcATGAAGAGATGTTTGTGGTTTTGTTTTTGAACCTTTTGGAGTTGGTTTGATTTGATATTTACGAAAAGGGTGTCGTAAGTTATTTGTATATTTTGAGAAAACGttttatttcttaagttttaaaaggATACGCTGACATGTCGGTTTTCGCTACATCAGTTTTGCATTGAACTACATTATGACATCCGTTAAACGTGGAGaacataaattaaatacatatcaTATTAATAGGTGATTTTGTTTTAGGTTGAATTTTAATTTAGTCAGATTCATATTTAGAGTTTTTGAACTAAAATTAttagataaaaatatttaatatttatat
The genomic region above belongs to Lactuca sativa cultivar Salinas chromosome 4, Lsat_Salinas_v11, whole genome shotgun sequence and contains:
- the LOC111917731 gene encoding receptor protein kinase TMK1, giving the protein MEKSDVGFEIRRRFLPFILIISSVSVINVHSQSSSNDAVVMQALKKNLQPLSSLDWSDPNPCNWNNVKCSKDNRVTGIQLGHQNLKGNLPQTLNNLTQLQVLEFQHNQLTGPLPSLSGLTQLHNLLLNNNNFSSIPIDFFDGMSSLQNIYLDYNAFTAWSISENLKTASNLRIFSATSTNLTGKIPDFFGADTFSGLITLRLASNSLEGGLPDSFSSSSIQSLWLNGQKSTFRLNGSIDVLQNMTQLTEVWLHTNSFSGPLPEFSGLNKLQNLSLRDNSFTGPVPPSLLSLKSLKTINLTKNMLQGPTPKFSDSVSVDMIGIESFCLPNPGVPCDSRVNTLLTVAESVGYPRVFANNWKGNDPCNSWMGISCSNDGSITVVNFRKMGLTGTISSNFSQIKSLQRLLLADNNLTGVIPNELKDLPDLIEIDVSNNHLSGQIPPFRENVKVKSEGNTNIGKDGPTVTAIPPSNGVFRSGGSGGKTPGTLVVVGSVIGGVCVVFLAGLLAFCVYKAKKNRSSSSGPGNPPCQHTMVIHPRHSGSDGDGVKITIAGQTNAGGSTETNSHHTSGDVHIVETGNMVISIQVLRNVTNNFSSENILGKGGFGTVYKGELHDGTKIAVKRMESGVMSETGITEFQSEISVLTKVRHRHLVALLGYCLDGNERLLVYEYMPQGTLSRFLFNKGNEDLKPLLWSKRLVIALDVARGVEYLHGLAQQSFIHRDLKPSNILLGDDFRAKVADFGLVRLAPDGKGSIATRLAGTFGYLAPEYAVTGRVTTKVDVFSFGVILMELITGRQALDETQPEESVHLVQWFKKMHINNDTFRNAIDPSLELDEDGLASVTTVAELAGHCCAREPYQRPDMSHAVNVLSSLAELWKPSEPDPDDVYGIDLNTSLSQVVKKWQAMEGISGFDHSVENSQTSIPIGPSGFGDSFMSHEGR